One Parageobacillus sp. KH3-4 genomic region harbors:
- the yabG gene encoding sporulation peptidase YabG: MDVKVGDIVARKSYNCDLLFRVIDVKEKNGEKEAILYGENVRLIADAPCSDLVIVDEREQQERKKKEIELIEQSYKLFRQDCHVIKQKTEYRATGGYRTEKDFFQIPGRVLHLDGDPLYLRKCLDLYERIGVPVYGVFCEESEMPEKVGVLLERFRPDILVITGHDSYSKSKGKVTDLKAYRHSKHFVQTVKEARKKVPHLDQLIIFAGACQSHFESLIRAGANFASSPARVNIHALDPVYIVSRISFTPFMETVNVWDVLRNTLTGEKGLGGVETKGVLRTGMPFRLIDTMSD; the protein is encoded by the coding sequence ATGGATGTTAAGGTCGGCGATATTGTCGCAAGGAAGTCGTATAACTGTGATTTATTGTTTCGTGTTATAGATGTGAAAGAAAAAAATGGGGAAAAAGAAGCGATTTTGTATGGTGAAAATGTGAGGCTTATCGCCGATGCCCCGTGCAGCGATTTAGTCATTGTCGATGAACGAGAGCAGCAGGAAAGAAAGAAAAAGGAAATAGAGCTAATCGAGCAATCGTATAAGCTGTTTCGCCAAGATTGTCATGTCATAAAACAAAAAACAGAGTATCGGGCGACGGGGGGATACCGGACGGAAAAAGATTTTTTTCAAATTCCGGGGCGCGTCCTTCATTTGGACGGTGACCCTTTATATTTGCGGAAGTGTTTGGATTTGTATGAACGAATTGGTGTGCCGGTGTATGGCGTATTTTGCGAGGAAAGCGAAATGCCTGAAAAAGTCGGCGTGCTTCTTGAGCGGTTTCGCCCTGATATTTTAGTGATTACTGGTCACGATTCCTATTCGAAATCGAAAGGAAAAGTGACGGATTTAAAGGCATATCGTCATTCCAAACATTTTGTCCAAACGGTAAAAGAAGCGCGCAAAAAAGTTCCGCATCTTGACCAATTGATCATTTTTGCGGGAGCATGCCAATCCCATTTTGAATCACTGATTCGCGCTGGTGCAAATTTTGCCAGTTCCCCGGCGCGCGTAAACATTCATGCGCTCGATCCAGTTTATATTGTTTCAAGAATTAGTTTTACTCCTTTCATGGAAACGGTAAATGTTTGGGATGTTCTTCGCAATACATTGACCGGAGAAAAGGGACTTGGAGGGGTGGAAACGAAAGGAGTATTGCGCACGGGGATGCCGTTTCGTTTGATTGATACGATGAGCGATTAG
- a CDS encoding Veg family protein translates to MPKTLSDIKKTLDSNIGRRLTLRANGGRRKTIERCGILAETYPSVFVIELDQKENAFERVSFSYADVLTETVKLTFLDDDKVGGQ, encoded by the coding sequence ATGCCAAAAACTTTATCCGATATTAAAAAAACGTTGGATTCTAACATCGGCAGACGTTTGACGTTACGCGCCAACGGCGGGCGAAGAAAAACGATTGAGCGGTGCGGAATTTTAGCAGAAACGTATCCATCTGTGTTTGTTATTGAACTCGACCAAAAAGAGAATGCGTTTGAACGAGTGTCATTTAGCTACGCTGATGTGTTGACAGAAACAGTGAAATTGACATTTTTAGATGACGATAAGGTGGGTGGGCAGTAG
- a CDS encoding small, acid-soluble spore protein, alpha/beta type — protein sequence MGRRRGIMSQRFKEELAKELGFYDVVQKEGWGAIRAKDAGNMVKLAIEMAERQLLKR from the coding sequence TTGGGTCGACGTCGCGGAATTATGTCGCAACGCTTTAAAGAAGAGTTAGCAAAAGAATTAGGCTTTTATGATGTCGTTCAAAAAGAAGGATGGGGAGCGATCCGCGCGAAAGACGCTGGAAATATGGTGAAATTAGCGATCGAAATGGCTGAACGACAGCTGTTGAAAAGATAA
- the ispE gene encoding 4-(cytidine 5'-diphospho)-2-C-methyl-D-erythritol kinase: MKVLVKAPAKINLSLDVLHKRPDGYHEVKMVMTTIDLADRIELIPRADDEIQIISQNRFVPDDHRNLAYQAAKVLKDTFGIKQGVAISIAKNIPVAAGLAGGSSDAAATLRGLNKLWRLGLTLDELAELGAQIGSDVPFCVYGGTAVATGRGEKITPISSPPPCWVILAKPSIGVSTAEVYRNLKVDEIRHPDVDGMVEAIGRQDYAAICKLVGNVLEEVTLKMHPEVAHIKEQMKRFGADAALMSGSGPTVFGLVQHDSRLQRIYNGLRGFCDQVFAVRILGEQNSLD, translated from the coding sequence TTGAAGGTATTAGTCAAGGCGCCGGCAAAAATCAATTTATCGTTGGACGTATTACATAAACGGCCGGATGGATATCATGAAGTAAAGATGGTAATGACAACGATTGATCTGGCGGATCGGATCGAATTAATTCCGCGGGCCGATGATGAGATACAAATTATTTCACAAAACCGATTCGTTCCCGATGACCACCGCAATTTGGCGTATCAGGCTGCAAAAGTATTGAAAGATACATTTGGCATCAAACAGGGAGTGGCGATTTCCATTGCGAAAAATATTCCAGTAGCAGCAGGGCTGGCCGGAGGAAGCAGCGACGCCGCGGCGACGCTCCGCGGCTTAAACAAGCTTTGGCGTTTAGGGCTTACACTTGATGAATTGGCGGAGCTAGGCGCGCAAATCGGTTCTGACGTCCCGTTTTGCGTTTATGGTGGAACCGCGGTTGCAACAGGGCGCGGCGAAAAAATTACGCCGATTTCTTCCCCGCCGCCATGCTGGGTTATTTTAGCGAAACCATCGATCGGCGTTTCTACTGCCGAAGTGTACCGGAATTTAAAGGTGGACGAGATTCGGCACCCGGATGTGGATGGAATGGTAGAGGCGATTGGGCGCCAAGATTATGCGGCTATTTGCAAACTAGTCGGAAATGTATTAGAGGAAGTAACATTGAAAATGCATCCGGAAGTGGCGCACATTAAAGAGCAAATGAAGCGGTTTGGAGCGGATGCGGCATTGATGAGCGGTAGCGGGCCGACGGTGTTTGGGCTCGTTCAGCATGATTCAAGGTTGCAACGGATTTATAATGGGTTGCGCGGCTTTTGCGATCAAGTGTTCGCTGTCCGGATATTAGGCGAACAAAATTCACTTGATTAA
- the purR gene encoding pur operon repressor, with the protein MKLRRSGRLVDMTHYLLERPHQLIPLTFFAERYESAKSSISEDLAIIKQTFEQQGIGTIKTLPGAAGGVQYIPKMSKQEAGEIVTYLCEQLSRPDRLLPGGYLYMTDILGDPRVVNKIGRLYASIFADRPVDVVMTIATKGIPLAYAVAHFLYVPVVIVRHDNKVTEGSMVSINYVSGSSKRIQTMVLAKRSLAEGANVLIIDDFMKAGGTVNGMVNLLNEFNAKLSGIGVLVESEETKERLVDEYISLVKLSSVDVKEKQITVKAGNYIHFME; encoded by the coding sequence ATGAAATTAAGGCGCAGCGGCCGTTTAGTAGATATGACTCATTATCTTCTAGAACGGCCTCATCAGCTTATACCGCTTACATTTTTTGCAGAGCGTTATGAATCGGCAAAGTCATCGATTAGTGAGGACTTGGCAATTATCAAACAAACGTTTGAACAGCAAGGAATCGGAACGATCAAAACGCTGCCGGGTGCGGCAGGCGGAGTCCAATATATTCCGAAAATGTCGAAACAGGAAGCGGGCGAGATCGTTACATATTTATGCGAACAGCTATCGCGCCCAGATCGGCTGCTGCCTGGCGGTTATTTATATATGACGGATATTCTTGGCGACCCTCGTGTTGTCAATAAAATCGGCCGTCTGTATGCGTCCATTTTCGCTGACCGCCCGGTGGATGTCGTCATGACGATCGCGACAAAAGGAATTCCACTTGCTTATGCGGTAGCACACTTTTTGTATGTTCCCGTTGTGATTGTCCGCCATGACAACAAAGTAACGGAAGGTTCGATGGTCAGCATTAACTATGTTTCTGGTTCTTCTAAACGAATTCAAACGATGGTGTTGGCGAAGCGGAGCCTAGCTGAAGGAGCGAATGTTTTAATTATCGATGACTTTATGAAAGCGGGCGGGACGGTAAACGGCATGGTGAATTTGTTAAATGAATTTAACGCCAAACTTTCCGGCATCGGTGTCCTCGTCGAATCTGAGGAAACGAAAGAGCGGCTTGTTGATGAATATATTTCTCTTGTAAAACTATCTTCTGTTGATGTGAAAGAAAAACAAATTACCGTAAAAGCAGGAAATTATATTCATTTTATGGAATAG
- the ridA gene encoding 2-iminobutanoate/2-iminopropanoate deaminase, with the protein MKKVETNKAPQAIGPYSQGIIVNNMFYSSGQIPLTPEGEMVQGDIKAQTHQVFQNLKAVLEAAGASLDTVVKTTVFLKSMDDFAAMNEVYNQYFTNHKPARSCVEVARLPKDALVEIEVIALVR; encoded by the coding sequence ATGAAAAAAGTAGAAACGAATAAAGCGCCGCAAGCGATCGGCCCATATTCACAAGGGATCATCGTCAACAACATGTTTTATAGTTCGGGACAAATTCCGCTTACTCCAGAAGGCGAGATGGTGCAAGGTGATATCAAAGCGCAAACCCATCAGGTATTTCAAAATTTAAAAGCGGTGTTGGAAGCGGCGGGAGCGTCACTGGATACGGTTGTGAAAACAACGGTATTTTTAAAAAGCATGGATGATTTTGCGGCAATGAACGAAGTGTATAACCAATATTTTACAAACCATAAACCGGCGCGTTCTTGCGTGGAAGTGGCGAGACTGCCAAAAGACGCGCTAGTGGAAATCGAAGTAATCGCGCTCGTTCGGTAA
- the spoVG gene encoding septation regulator SpoVG, which produces MEVTDVRLRRVNTEGRMKAIASITLDNEFVVHDIRVIDGNNGLFVAMPSKRTPDGEFRDIAHPINSATRGKIQEAILAEYHRLGKLEEELEEAGAS; this is translated from the coding sequence ATGGAAGTTACTGACGTAAGATTACGCCGCGTGAATACCGAAGGACGTATGAAAGCGATTGCCTCTATCACATTGGATAACGAATTCGTTGTCCACGATATCCGCGTGATCGATGGCAATAACGGATTGTTTGTCGCAATGCCGAGCAAACGCACTCCAGATGGGGAATTCCGTGATATTGCCCATCCGATTAACTCGGCGACGCGCGGAAAAATCCAAGAGGCGATATTGGCTGAGTATCATCGTTTAGGTAAGTTGGAAGAAGAACTTGAAGAAGCTGGTGCTTCATAA
- the glmU gene encoding bifunctional UDP-N-acetylglucosamine diphosphorylase/glucosamine-1-phosphate N-acetyltransferase GlmU, producing the protein MVKRYAVILAAGQGTRMKSKQYKVLHPVCGKPMVQHVADQVLQLGIEKLITVVGFGAEQVKAQLGDQSEYAFQQEQLGTAHAVMQAASHLRGKDGVTLVVCGDTPLITAETMQALLDHHLATKAKATILTAVADNPAGYGRIVRDSLGNVEKIIEHKDASEQERAIKEINTGTYCFDNKSLFEALTHVSNNNVQGEYYLTDVIEILKSNGGIISAYEAPSFEETIGVNDRAALAEAEKIMRMRICRKHMMNGVTIIDPAHTYISAEAQIGRDTVIYPGTVIEGKTVIGEDCVIGPNSEIKDCLIGNGTAIRHSVAHDSEIGNDVTIGPFAHIRPSSKIADEVRIGNFVEVKKSVFGKGSKASHLSYIGDAEVGANVNLGCGSITVNYDGKNKYMTKIEDGAFIGCNVNLIAPVTVGKGAYVAAGSTITDDVPGNALSIARARQVNKENYVDRLSIKKNS; encoded by the coding sequence ATGGTAAAACGATATGCGGTCATATTGGCGGCTGGACAGGGGACAAGAATGAAGTCGAAGCAATATAAAGTATTGCACCCTGTTTGCGGCAAGCCAATGGTCCAGCATGTGGCGGACCAAGTTTTGCAGCTAGGAATAGAAAAGCTTATTACCGTTGTAGGCTTTGGAGCCGAACAAGTAAAAGCGCAGCTTGGCGACCAAAGCGAATATGCTTTCCAGCAGGAACAACTGGGAACGGCGCACGCAGTTATGCAGGCAGCCTCTCATTTGCGCGGAAAAGATGGAGTAACGCTCGTTGTATGCGGAGATACACCGTTGATTACTGCTGAAACGATGCAAGCTTTGCTTGATCATCATCTTGCGACAAAGGCCAAGGCAACGATTTTGACGGCAGTTGCAGATAATCCTGCCGGATATGGCCGCATTGTTCGCGATTCTCTTGGAAATGTTGAAAAAATTATCGAACATAAAGATGCAAGCGAACAGGAACGCGCCATCAAAGAAATTAACACGGGAACATATTGCTTTGATAACAAGTCTTTATTTGAAGCGCTTACACATGTATCAAACAATAATGTACAAGGCGAATATTATTTAACAGATGTCATTGAAATTTTAAAATCAAATGGTGGTATCATTTCTGCATACGAAGCTCCGTCTTTTGAAGAAACGATCGGGGTGAATGATCGCGCTGCTCTCGCCGAAGCGGAAAAAATTATGCGCATGCGAATTTGTCGCAAACATATGATGAACGGGGTAACGATTATTGATCCTGCTCATACGTATATATCGGCTGAGGCGCAAATTGGCCGCGATACTGTGATTTATCCCGGGACCGTTATTGAAGGGAAAACGGTGATTGGTGAAGATTGCGTTATCGGACCAAATTCGGAAATTAAAGATTGTTTGATTGGAAACGGCACAGCGATTCGCCACTCTGTCGCGCACGATAGCGAAATTGGCAACGATGTTACGATCGGGCCGTTTGCCCATATTCGTCCGTCGTCGAAAATCGCTGATGAAGTTCGCATCGGCAATTTTGTCGAAGTGAAAAAATCGGTGTTTGGCAAAGGAAGCAAAGCATCGCATTTAAGCTACATTGGCGATGCGGAAGTCGGCGCGAACGTCAACCTCGGCTGCGGATCCATTACCGTAAACTATGATGGGAAAAATAAATATATGACGAAAATTGAGGATGGAGCGTTTATCGGCTGTAATGTGAATTTAATTGCCCCGGTGACAGTTGGGAAAGGCGCTTATGTCGCTGCCGGTTCTACGATTACGGATGATGTTCCTGGAAATGCGCTATCGATTGCCCGCGCTCGGCAAGTAAATAAAGAGAATTATGTGGATCGCCTTTCTATTAAGAAAAATTCGTAA